The Malus domestica chromosome 06, GDT2T_hap1 genome has a segment encoding these proteins:
- the LOC114825658 gene encoding general transcription and DNA repair factor IIH helicase/translocase subunit XPB1 isoform X1: protein MGHGDKGGRPSKKPKFSAKELAHVEDDDPYYGGEDVDDDPRDGEGKKRDFTKLELKPDHANRPLWACADGRIFLETFSALYKQAYDFLIAIAEPVCRPESMHEYNLTPHSLYAAVSVGLETETIISVLNKLSKTKLPKEMIEFIHGSTANYGKVKLVLKKNKYFVESPFPEVLKTLLKDEVISRARLNSEGSRGADDFTISKTMGEIGAGPSDLLNEAELAAAAEEKETHAFEIDPSQVENVKERCLPNALNYPMLEEYDFRNDTVNPDLDMELKPQAQPRPYQEKSLSKMFGNGRARSGIIVLPCGAGKSLVGVSAASRIRKSCLCLATNAVSVDQWAFQFKLWSTIRDDQICRFTSDSKERFRGNAGVVVTTYNMVAFGGKRSEESEKIIEEIRNREWGLLLMDEVHVVPAQMFRKVISITKSHCKLGLTATLVREDERITDLNFLIGPKLYEANWLDLVKGGFIANVQCAEVWCPMTKEFFAEYLKKENSKKKQALYVMNPNKFRACEFLIRFHEQQRGDKIIVFADNLFALVEYAMKLRKPMIYGATSHVERTKILEAFKTSRDVNTIFLSKVGDNSIDIPEANVIIQISSHAGSRRQEAQRLGRILRAKGRLQDRMAGGKEEYNAFFYSLVSMDTQEMYYSTKRQQFLIDQGYSFKIITSLPPPDSGPELNYHHLNDQLSLLSKVLSAGDDAVGLEQLEEDADDIALHKARRFSGSMSAMSGANGMVYMEYSTGRNKFGKGQIKGKPKDPAKRHHLFKKRFT from the exons ATGGGACACG GTGATAAAGGAGGCAGACCCAGTAAAAAACCCAAATTCTCCGCCAAG GAACTTGCTCACGTGGAAGACGACGACCCATATTACGGCGGCGAAGATGTCGACGATGATCCTCGCGACG GTGAAGGGAAAAAGAGGGATTTTACCAAATTAGAACTGAAACCTGACCACGCCAATCGGCCTTTATGGGCTTGCGCTGATGGCCGGATATTCCTCGAAACCTTCTCTGCTTTGTACAAACAAGCTTATGATTTCCTAATTGCCATTGCGGAACCCGTTTGCAG GCCAGAGTCGATGCACGAGTACAATTTGACCCCTCATTCGTTGTACGCGGCTGTGTCAGTCGGTCTTGAGACAGAAACCATCATTTCTGTTTTGAATAAACTGTCAAAGACCAAGCTCCCTAAAGAAATGATTGAATTTATACACGGTTCTACTGCCAATTACGGCAAAGTGAAGCTCGTTCTTAAGAAGAATAAGTATTTTGTCGAATCCCCATTCCCAGAG GTGTTGAAGACATTGCTTAAGGACGAAGTCATATCTAGAGCAAGGCTTAACTCTGAG GGTTCTCGTGGAGCTGATGATTTTACCATTAGCAAAACAATGGGTGAAATTGGAGCTGGTCCCAGTGATTTGCTAAATGAAGCAGAACTGGCAGCTGCAgctgaagaaaaagaaactcaTGCATTTGAAATTGATCCTTCACAG GTTGAAAATGTTAAGGAACGTTGCTTGCCAAATGCTTTGAACTATCCCATGTTGGAGGAGTATGACTTCAGAAATGATACA GTTAACCCTGATCTAGATATGGAACTAAAGCCTCAGGCTCAACCACGACCTTATCAGGAGAAGAGCTTGAGTAAAATGTTTGGGAATG GGAGAGCAAGATCTGGCATTATTGTGCTACCCTGTGGTGCCGGAAAATCTCTAGTTGGTGTTTCTGCAGCTTCCCGGATAAGAAAGAGCTGCCTTTGTTTAGCAACAAATGCTGTCTCTGTTGATCAGTGGGCTTTTCAGTTCAAGTTGTGGTCAACAATCCGCGATGATCAAATTTGTCGTTTCACATCTGATAGTAAAGAAAGGTTCCGTGGAAATGCTGGGGTGGTTGTAACAACATATAACATGGTAGCCTTTGGTGGAAAGAGGTCAGAAGAATCTGAAAAGATTATTGAAGAAATAAGAAATAGAGAATGGGGATTGCTTCTCATGGACGAg GTGCACGTTGTTCCTGCTCAAATGTTTCGGAAGGTCATTAGCATTACTAAGTCTCACTGCAAGCTTGGGCTCACTG CCACACTTGTGAGAGAGGATGAGAGGATCACAGATTTGAACTTCCTTATTGGTCCGAAATTGTATGAAGCAAACTGGTTGGATTTGGTAAAAGGTGGATTTATTGCAAATGTACAGTGCGCTGAAGTATGGTGTCCAATGACAAAAGAGTTCTTTGCAGAATATTTGAAGAAAGAGAACTCCAAGAAAAAGCAG GCACTTTATGTGATGAATCCAAATAAGTTTAGGGCATGCGAGTTTCTTATACGTTTCCATGAACAGCAACGTGGAGATAAAATTATCGTCTTTGCTGACAATCTTTTTGCGCTTGTGGAGTATGCAATGAAACTTCGGAAACCTATGATCTATGGTGCCACCAG CCATGTTGAGAGGACAAAAATCCTAGAAGCTTTTAAAACAAGTCGTGACGTAAACACTATATTCCTGTCTAAG GTCGGTGATAACTCCATAGATATTCCTGAGGCAAATGTGATAATTCAGATCTCGTCACATGCTGGTTCAAGACGTCAAGAAGCGCAGCGTCTTGGTCGTATTCTGAGGGCTAAG GGTAGACTTCAGGACCGGATGGCAGGAGGTAAAGAGGAGTACAATGCATTCTTTTATTCCCTCGTATCAATGGACACACAG GAAATGTACTATTCAACTAAGCGGCAGCAATTTTTGATTGATCAAGGTTATAGTTTCAAG ATTATTACAAGCTTGCCCCCGCCTGATTCAGGCCCTGAATTGAACTACCACCATCTTAATGACCAACTGTCACTACTCTCCAAG GTGTTGAGTGCTGGTGATGATGCAGTTGGTTTGGAGCAACTAGAAGAAGATGCCGATGACATTGCCCTTCATAAAGCTCGCCGTTTCAGTGGATCCATGAGTGCTATGTCGGGTGCAAATGGGATGGTTTACATGGAATACAG CACTGGGAGAAACAAATTTGGCAAAGGCCAGATCAAGGGTAAGCCCAAGGATCCAGCCAAGCGAcatcatttgtttaaaaaacGCTTTACCTGA
- the LOC114825658 gene encoding general transcription and DNA repair factor IIH helicase/translocase subunit XPB1 isoform X2: MYAGLVNRPESMHEYNLTPHSLYAAVSVGLETETIISVLNKLSKTKLPKEMIEFIHGSTANYGKVKLVLKKNKYFVESPFPEVLKTLLKDEVISRARLNSEGSRGADDFTISKTMGEIGAGPSDLLNEAELAAAAEEKETHAFEIDPSQVENVKERCLPNALNYPMLEEYDFRNDTVNPDLDMELKPQAQPRPYQEKSLSKMFGNGRARSGIIVLPCGAGKSLVGVSAASRIRKSCLCLATNAVSVDQWAFQFKLWSTIRDDQICRFTSDSKERFRGNAGVVVTTYNMVAFGGKRSEESEKIIEEIRNREWGLLLMDEVHVVPAQMFRKVISITKSHCKLGLTATLVREDERITDLNFLIGPKLYEANWLDLVKGGFIANVQCAEVWCPMTKEFFAEYLKKENSKKKQALYVMNPNKFRACEFLIRFHEQQRGDKIIVFADNLFALVEYAMKLRKPMIYGATSHVERTKILEAFKTSRDVNTIFLSKVGDNSIDIPEANVIIQISSHAGSRRQEAQRLGRILRAKGRLQDRMAGGKEEYNAFFYSLVSMDTQEMYYSTKRQQFLIDQGYSFKIITSLPPPDSGPELNYHHLNDQLSLLSKVLSAGDDAVGLEQLEEDADDIALHKARRFSGSMSAMSGANGMVYMEYSTGRNKFGKGQIKGKPKDPAKRHHLFKKRFT, from the exons ATGTATGCGGGTTTGGTTAATAGGCCAGAGTCGATGCACGAGTACAATTTGACCCCTCATTCGTTGTACGCGGCTGTGTCAGTCGGTCTTGAGACAGAAACCATCATTTCTGTTTTGAATAAACTGTCAAAGACCAAGCTCCCTAAAGAAATGATTGAATTTATACACGGTTCTACTGCCAATTACGGCAAAGTGAAGCTCGTTCTTAAGAAGAATAAGTATTTTGTCGAATCCCCATTCCCAGAG GTGTTGAAGACATTGCTTAAGGACGAAGTCATATCTAGAGCAAGGCTTAACTCTGAG GGTTCTCGTGGAGCTGATGATTTTACCATTAGCAAAACAATGGGTGAAATTGGAGCTGGTCCCAGTGATTTGCTAAATGAAGCAGAACTGGCAGCTGCAgctgaagaaaaagaaactcaTGCATTTGAAATTGATCCTTCACAG GTTGAAAATGTTAAGGAACGTTGCTTGCCAAATGCTTTGAACTATCCCATGTTGGAGGAGTATGACTTCAGAAATGATACA GTTAACCCTGATCTAGATATGGAACTAAAGCCTCAGGCTCAACCACGACCTTATCAGGAGAAGAGCTTGAGTAAAATGTTTGGGAATG GGAGAGCAAGATCTGGCATTATTGTGCTACCCTGTGGTGCCGGAAAATCTCTAGTTGGTGTTTCTGCAGCTTCCCGGATAAGAAAGAGCTGCCTTTGTTTAGCAACAAATGCTGTCTCTGTTGATCAGTGGGCTTTTCAGTTCAAGTTGTGGTCAACAATCCGCGATGATCAAATTTGTCGTTTCACATCTGATAGTAAAGAAAGGTTCCGTGGAAATGCTGGGGTGGTTGTAACAACATATAACATGGTAGCCTTTGGTGGAAAGAGGTCAGAAGAATCTGAAAAGATTATTGAAGAAATAAGAAATAGAGAATGGGGATTGCTTCTCATGGACGAg GTGCACGTTGTTCCTGCTCAAATGTTTCGGAAGGTCATTAGCATTACTAAGTCTCACTGCAAGCTTGGGCTCACTG CCACACTTGTGAGAGAGGATGAGAGGATCACAGATTTGAACTTCCTTATTGGTCCGAAATTGTATGAAGCAAACTGGTTGGATTTGGTAAAAGGTGGATTTATTGCAAATGTACAGTGCGCTGAAGTATGGTGTCCAATGACAAAAGAGTTCTTTGCAGAATATTTGAAGAAAGAGAACTCCAAGAAAAAGCAG GCACTTTATGTGATGAATCCAAATAAGTTTAGGGCATGCGAGTTTCTTATACGTTTCCATGAACAGCAACGTGGAGATAAAATTATCGTCTTTGCTGACAATCTTTTTGCGCTTGTGGAGTATGCAATGAAACTTCGGAAACCTATGATCTATGGTGCCACCAG CCATGTTGAGAGGACAAAAATCCTAGAAGCTTTTAAAACAAGTCGTGACGTAAACACTATATTCCTGTCTAAG GTCGGTGATAACTCCATAGATATTCCTGAGGCAAATGTGATAATTCAGATCTCGTCACATGCTGGTTCAAGACGTCAAGAAGCGCAGCGTCTTGGTCGTATTCTGAGGGCTAAG GGTAGACTTCAGGACCGGATGGCAGGAGGTAAAGAGGAGTACAATGCATTCTTTTATTCCCTCGTATCAATGGACACACAG GAAATGTACTATTCAACTAAGCGGCAGCAATTTTTGATTGATCAAGGTTATAGTTTCAAG ATTATTACAAGCTTGCCCCCGCCTGATTCAGGCCCTGAATTGAACTACCACCATCTTAATGACCAACTGTCACTACTCTCCAAG GTGTTGAGTGCTGGTGATGATGCAGTTGGTTTGGAGCAACTAGAAGAAGATGCCGATGACATTGCCCTTCATAAAGCTCGCCGTTTCAGTGGATCCATGAGTGCTATGTCGGGTGCAAATGGGATGGTTTACATGGAATACAG CACTGGGAGAAACAAATTTGGCAAAGGCCAGATCAAGGGTAAGCCCAAGGATCCAGCCAAGCGAcatcatttgtttaaaaaacGCTTTACCTGA
- the LOC114825659 gene encoding zinc finger protein HD1: MSSSDIYVVDDSFYRHSTTPEMVDLPVFSEPFSPFSDIELLQLQAISDQQTQQNPADQNSPSLLFSSPPSYQLETLRLYQQTQLHQIDQNSPNFPIGMPNFSPFDALEVKTEPHQAFGPHTYGGAEHMAKFMQRSYSSNCFDGSSNKPDFCFKPSFDSLMESPSFQNQTFSLSSPESSFLAGQMRRVSSTGDLQNFRINRVPRESSVTEEAAANFKMGRYSAEERKERISKYRAKRSQRNFNKTIKYACRKTLADNRPRIRGRFARNDETEEIFKAACSSNREEDEDEFWVEGFNVEEEEMNATVRGGGQFMNNFGATQIQYYGF, translated from the exons ATGTCCTCCTCCGATATCTACGTCGTCGACGACTCCTTCTACCGCCACTCCACCACCCCAGAAATGGTGGACTTGCCAGTCTTCTCCGAGCCATTCTCTCCCTTCTCGGACATTGAACTCCTCCAACTCCAAGCAATCTCCGACCAGCAAACCCAGCAAAACCCAGCTGACCAAAACTCCCCATCTCTCCTTTTTTCTTCTCCCCCAAGTTACCAGCTCGAAACCTTAAGGCTTTACCAACAAACCCAATTACACCAAATCGATCAAAACTCTCCAAATTTTCCAATTGGGATGCCGAATTTCTCCCCTTTTGATGCTCTGGAGGTCAAAACTGAACCCCATCAAGCTTTTGGGCCTCATACCTACGGCGGCGCAGAGCATATGGCAAAGTTTATGCAGAGGAGCTACAGTAGCAACTGCTTTGACGGAAGTAGTAACAAGCCTGATTTTTGCTTTAAGCCAAGCTTTGATTCTCTCATGGAGTCCCCAAGTTTTCAGAACCAAACTTTTAGCTTGAGCTCTCCGGAAAGCAGCTTTTTGGCAGGTCAAATGAGAAGGGTTTCCAGCACTGGTGATTTGCAA AATTTTAGAATAAATCGTGTTCCCAGAGAGAGCTCAGTGACGGAGGAAGCAGCTGCAAACTTCAAAATGGGGAGGTACAGTGCAgaagagaggaaagagagaatCTCAAAGTACAGAGCCAAAAGGTCACAGAGAAACTTCAACAAAACAATTAAG TATGCATGTCGAAAAACACTTGCGGACAACCGGCCCCGCATACGTGGCAGATTTGCACGCAACGACGAGACTGAAGAGATTTTCAAAGCTGCATGTTCAAGTAATagagaagaagacgaagatgaGTTCTgg GTTGAAGGGTTTAATGTAGAAGAGGAAGAAATGAATGCAACAGTAAGAGGAGGAGGACAGTTTATGAACAATTTTGGAGCTACCCAGATTCAGTACTATGGATTTTGA